One genomic window of Candidatus Micrarchaeota archaeon includes the following:
- a CDS encoding ATP-binding protein, producing the protein MSYHKSEVNFVVKEGVRINQLIQVTYASARDEVDRREIKALLKADELLKCKDLLVITWDYESEEKIDGRKIRFVPLWKWLLKI; encoded by the coding sequence TTGTCCTATCATAAAAGCGAAGTCAATTTTGTAGTGAAGGAAGGAGTAAGAATTAATCAACTTATCCAGGTGACTTATGCAAGTGCAAGAGACGAAGTTGACAGACGAGAGATCAAAGCATTGTTAAAAGCAGATGAATTGTTGAAATGTAAGGATTTGCTAGTTATAACATGGGATTATGAAAGCGAGGAAAAAATTGACGGCAGGAAGATAAGATTTGTTCCTCTGTGGAAATGGCTGTTGAAGATCTGA
- a CDS encoding HD domain-containing protein translates to MNSKLKKEIENLLRERVVKILEKDKSKWTTQHTLRVVYWVKKLIKEEGGNERILVPAAYLHDIGYIEVDIGKRENMDKVYSKKLKHMELGEKICKKILSEFDYYFTKDEIEKICDYVGKHDLPELKNIKIDDHDFQLLIEADSLGSIDPSLKPTFSKEDIKRYFKHFEEARIPLFKTKTGKKYLKEIYPKTHTRWLKEK, encoded by the coding sequence ATGAACTCGAAACTTAAGAAAGAAATTGAAAACTTACTGAGAGAAAGAGTTGTAAAAATTTTGGAAAAAGACAAGAGCAAATGGACGACCCAACATACATTGAGAGTTGTATACTGGGTGAAAAAATTAATTAAAGAAGAAGGTGGAAATGAGAGGATACTTGTTCCGGCTGCTTATTTACATGATATTGGTTATATTGAAGTAGATATAGGAAAAAGAGAGAATATGGACAAGGTTTATTCTAAAAAGTTGAAACATATGGAGTTGGGAGAAAAAATCTGTAAGAAAATTCTATCAGAATTTGATTATTATTTTACTAAAGATGAGATTGAAAAGATTTGTGATTATGTTGGAAAACATGATCTACCTGAACTTAAGAACATCAAAATTGACGATCATGATTTTCAATTACTGATCGAAGCCGATTCTCTTGGTAGTATAGACCCTTCCCTTAAACCGACTTTTTCAAAGGAGGACATTAAAAGATATTTTAAACATTTTGAAGAGGCTAGAATCCCTCTTTTTAAGACAAAAACCGGAAAGAAGTATTTAAAAGAGATTTACCCGAAAACTCATACTAGATGGTTGAAAGAGAAATAG